A single region of the Phycisphaerae bacterium RAS1 genome encodes:
- a CDS encoding outer membrane biogenesis protein BamB, which translates to MTHSVRTAVCVPLAPRGGAILHALFASYLASSLLAAAAAFGQAPEQDVTPVSAALPESNEAAILTAQVEQALQFGDYRLAISLTRRIAELPEGLVAVPGARTYYPVWRQALRLLAQLPPEASELYRQMYDAQVRAELDDAAPRGDLPALRRLFRTHRASGQWEAVGGELAAQLIDRGEFGEAIDVLRVMSENATSRAADVAAQLAVALGHVGATRAAGRTLERLATELRAHPQPGWPERLALLQAWLGASAAAGRGDGMTLEPLRSIDANWSLPLTPASSGVFDNDDQVAETMDTLRRLPLIEPVLDDDMLFVRGRGTLWAIDALTLTLRWRMGDMRQAGGAVQPERHDEPGEEDSPPLSDDASLLFSHALRHAISTGFGKVFTIEGLTLADQDAERFGWQGIGNDAPGPVPNALVARDRADGQIVWRAGVDADDPLFGVAFQDAPLIAGGAICTAIQRGNELRVCLIDPESGKLRSEVMVVGPPTAFSALGGRCLLTCDETTVYLCTGNGVVAALSRDDLSWKWAAVYPGTRQERRGRWRWMPSSRIRMHSLGAQRPLIAEDLLIVCPPDAPFVFAFDRFNGRQVWPPIERSAFDFVVGPAAEGLLVAGNSVVCLDLADGHTVRWRSVTMEIAGRPCVASDRVYVPTTGGLVTLDARTGRVLDDAGQAMAESVRRSATPTGVGAALLTDGRALYGVSPNGVFKQPDAAAARAQVDELLAAAPADARAVLADAWLKLLSGHDEAALDALRLLQRGDAQVAAACDRLLTGVFLALARKSPDAATRLDWLKRAATLSPGPDGAAAGLMLYVGRTLEESGQLEAATAHYCDMLSGMSADAAIDRSDPRLRRAGWSLALERLDALLAGADGAVESTLSQRAAAAGAARDYRLLRRLRGAALPERTRAEIDAALAASDLPYELAFEFAESAAQRGGEPGMLLERWAAHVALGRFAEAQQDQARCTEAFGAGVGLSDAERSLLARVQRDMEKLVREQTPPFDPTFFRPWRLPASELLLPIGGVPRDAAFVLARSLSDDARLVRLVSVASGQTWRSWTDGLERHSGAAAITHAFFNERLGHGDVESAWPVATFGALAAAPVAGGLIGVGLAPIGPEKRAGTRLWEYPLPEWGELPPDFHQVCAVGPEGVCLLTPRRRLVLLDWHDGHPIWERELGSLDAVRIARAGQTLVILDRDDQLSSLAWRDGRNLDRFQSDNLVVHDLLALENTVIVWSDLGVTAIDAQTREVLWTHQEPTDDLHALDAAGGCLALHHAGGGVALRDVHSGEALLHGPLPDVGDLTAVARSATRAYLAGIGAAPGAGALRSNVQICCVELPSGRKIWSNVIESLVPVTWGALTANPQYIPVLIERSGADGSPEARVASLAIQLIERESGRALEPLPISEHFRNADTGGPTCLLTTSSRMIVQFGGSIAAFGLSRTTREP; encoded by the coding sequence ATGACGCACTCTGTTCGGACCGCTGTCTGCGTCCCGCTCGCGCCACGGGGCGGTGCGATCCTGCATGCGTTGTTCGCCTCCTACCTTGCCTCGAGCCTGCTCGCGGCCGCCGCCGCGTTTGGGCAGGCGCCGGAGCAGGACGTGACGCCGGTGTCCGCGGCGCTGCCGGAGAGCAACGAAGCGGCGATTCTGACCGCGCAGGTGGAGCAGGCACTGCAGTTCGGCGACTACCGCCTGGCGATCAGCCTGACGCGCAGAATCGCCGAGCTTCCCGAAGGGCTGGTCGCCGTCCCGGGGGCGCGAACCTATTACCCGGTCTGGCGCCAGGCGCTGCGGCTGTTGGCGCAGCTTCCGCCGGAGGCGAGCGAGCTCTATCGGCAGATGTACGACGCGCAGGTGCGCGCGGAGCTGGACGACGCGGCGCCGCGGGGCGACTTGCCTGCGCTCAGGCGGCTGTTTCGAACGCACCGCGCCAGCGGGCAGTGGGAAGCCGTGGGCGGCGAGCTGGCGGCGCAGCTCATCGACCGGGGCGAGTTCGGTGAGGCGATCGACGTCCTGCGGGTGATGTCGGAGAACGCGACGTCGCGCGCCGCGGACGTGGCGGCGCAGCTCGCCGTCGCGCTGGGCCACGTGGGCGCGACCCGCGCCGCGGGGCGCACGCTCGAGCGGCTGGCCACCGAGCTGCGGGCTCATCCGCAGCCGGGCTGGCCCGAGCGGCTGGCGCTGCTTCAGGCGTGGCTGGGAGCCAGCGCCGCGGCCGGGCGGGGCGACGGGATGACGCTGGAGCCGCTTCGTTCGATCGACGCCAACTGGTCGCTGCCGCTGACGCCGGCGAGCTCGGGCGTGTTCGACAACGACGACCAGGTGGCCGAGACGATGGATACGCTGCGGCGGTTGCCGCTGATCGAGCCGGTGCTTGACGACGATATGCTCTTCGTGCGCGGGCGCGGCACGCTGTGGGCCATCGACGCGCTGACGCTGACCCTGCGTTGGCGGATGGGGGACATGCGGCAGGCGGGCGGAGCCGTGCAGCCGGAACGGCACGACGAGCCGGGTGAGGAGGACAGCCCGCCGCTATCAGACGACGCGTCGCTGCTGTTTTCGCACGCCTTGCGGCACGCCATATCGACCGGTTTCGGCAAGGTCTTCACCATCGAAGGGCTGACGCTGGCGGACCAGGACGCCGAGCGCTTCGGCTGGCAGGGCATCGGCAACGATGCGCCCGGACCGGTTCCCAACGCGCTCGTCGCTCGCGACCGGGCTGACGGACAGATCGTATGGCGAGCCGGCGTGGATGCCGATGATCCGCTCTTCGGCGTTGCGTTCCAGGACGCGCCGCTCATCGCGGGCGGCGCAATCTGCACCGCCATCCAGCGCGGCAACGAACTGCGCGTCTGCCTGATCGATCCGGAAAGCGGCAAGTTGCGAAGTGAAGTGATGGTGGTCGGGCCGCCGACCGCGTTCTCGGCGCTCGGCGGGCGCTGCCTGCTCACGTGCGATGAAACGACGGTGTATCTCTGCACGGGCAACGGCGTGGTCGCCGCGCTGAGCCGCGATGACCTGTCGTGGAAGTGGGCCGCGGTCTATCCGGGCACAAGGCAGGAGCGTCGCGGGCGCTGGCGCTGGATGCCATCGTCGCGCATCCGGATGCACAGCCTCGGCGCGCAGCGGCCGCTGATCGCGGAAGATCTGCTGATCGTCTGCCCGCCGGACGCGCCGTTCGTGTTCGCCTTCGACCGCTTCAACGGCCGCCAGGTGTGGCCGCCCATTGAGCGCTCGGCGTTCGATTTCGTGGTTGGGCCGGCGGCCGAAGGGTTGCTGGTGGCGGGAAACAGCGTGGTCTGCCTGGACCTGGCTGACGGCCACACGGTCCGCTGGCGCTCGGTGACCATGGAGATCGCCGGCCGCCCGTGCGTCGCGTCCGATCGTGTCTACGTGCCGACGACGGGAGGACTGGTCACGCTCGACGCCCGCACCGGGCGCGTACTCGACGACGCCGGCCAGGCGATGGCGGAGAGCGTGCGGCGCTCAGCCACGCCGACGGGCGTGGGCGCGGCGCTGCTGACGGACGGCCGCGCGCTCTACGGCGTGTCGCCCAACGGCGTCTTCAAGCAGCCGGATGCGGCCGCGGCGCGGGCGCAGGTGGACGAGCTGCTGGCCGCCGCGCCCGCGGACGCGCGGGCGGTGCTGGCCGACGCGTGGCTGAAGCTGCTCTCGGGACACGACGAGGCGGCGCTCGACGCGCTGCGTTTGCTGCAGCGTGGTGACGCTCAGGTTGCCGCGGCATGCGACCGGCTGCTGACGGGCGTGTTTCTGGCGCTCGCGCGAAAATCGCCCGACGCCGCCACCCGGCTGGACTGGCTGAAGCGGGCCGCGACGCTTTCGCCGGGTCCGGACGGCGCGGCGGCCGGGCTGATGCTATACGTGGGGCGAACCCTCGAGGAAAGCGGGCAGTTGGAGGCGGCGACGGCGCACTACTGTGACATGCTCTCGGGCATGTCGGCTGACGCCGCCATCGACCGCAGCGATCCGCGTCTGCGTCGCGCTGGCTGGTCCCTGGCGCTGGAGAGGCTCGACGCGCTGCTGGCGGGAGCGGACGGGGCGGTGGAAAGCACGTTGTCGCAGCGGGCGGCGGCGGCCGGCGCGGCGCGCGACTACCGACTGCTGCGGCGGCTGCGCGGCGCGGCGCTGCCGGAGCGGACCCGGGCCGAAATTGACGCGGCGCTGGCGGCTTCCGACCTGCCGTATGAGCTGGCGTTCGAGTTTGCCGAGTCGGCCGCGCAGCGCGGCGGTGAGCCGGGGATGTTGCTGGAGCGCTGGGCGGCGCACGTTGCGCTGGGGCGCTTCGCCGAGGCGCAGCAGGATCAGGCGCGCTGCACCGAGGCGTTCGGCGCGGGCGTCGGGCTGAGCGACGCCGAGCGGAGCCTGCTGGCGCGCGTTCAGCGGGACATGGAGAAGCTGGTCCGCGAGCAGACGCCGCCCTTTGATCCGACGTTTTTCCGCCCCTGGCGACTGCCGGCGAGCGAGCTGCTGCTGCCGATCGGCGGCGTCCCGAGGGACGCGGCGTTTGTGCTCGCGCGGAGCCTGTCGGATGACGCCCGCCTGGTGCGGCTGGTGAGCGTGGCGTCGGGGCAGACGTGGCGAAGCTGGACGGACGGGCTGGAGCGTCACAGCGGCGCCGCAGCGATCACTCACGCGTTTTTCAACGAGCGGCTTGGGCACGGTGATGTGGAAAGCGCCTGGCCGGTCGCCACGTTCGGCGCCCTGGCCGCGGCGCCGGTCGCGGGCGGGTTGATCGGCGTGGGCCTGGCGCCGATCGGCCCGGAAAAGCGGGCCGGCACGCGCCTGTGGGAATATCCGCTGCCTGAATGGGGCGAGCTTCCGCCTGACTTTCATCAGGTCTGCGCGGTCGGTCCGGAGGGCGTCTGCCTGTTGACGCCGCGGCGACGGCTGGTGCTGCTCGACTGGCATGACGGACATCCGATCTGGGAGCGTGAGCTGGGTTCACTGGACGCGGTTCGCATCGCGCGCGCCGGGCAGACGCTGGTGATTCTGGATCGCGACGATCAGCTTTCGTCGCTCGCGTGGCGCGACGGTCGAAACCTCGATCGCTTTCAGTCCGACAATCTGGTGGTGCATGACCTGCTCGCGCTCGAAAACACGGTGATCGTCTGGAGCGATCTGGGCGTGACGGCGATCGACGCCCAGACGCGCGAGGTTCTCTGGACGCATCAGGAACCGACCGACGATCTGCACGCTCTGGACGCCGCCGGCGGATGCCTCGCGCTGCATCACGCGGGCGGCGGCGTGGCGCTGCGCGACGTGCATTCGGGAGAGGCGCTGCTGCACGGTCCGCTGCCGGACGTGGGCGACCTGACCGCGGTCGCGCGTTCGGCGACGCGCGCCTACCTTGCGGGCATCGGCGCCGCGCCCGGGGCCGGGGCGCTACGGTCGAACGTGCAGATCTGCTGCGTCGAGCTGCCGAGCGGCCGGAAGATATGGTCCAACGTGATCGAGTCGCTTGTTCCTGTGACGTGGGGAGCGCTGACGGCGAATCCGCAGTACATCCCGGTGTTGATTGAACGGTCCGGCGCCGACGGTTCGCCCGAGGCGCGCGTGGCGAGCCTCGCGATTCAACTCATCGAGCGCGAGTCGGGCCGGGCGCTGGAGCCGCTGCCCATCTCCGAGCATTTTCGCAACGCGGACACGGGCGGCCCGACCTGCCTGCTGACGACGTCGTCACGGATGATCGTGCAGTTCGGCGGTTCGATTGCAGCCTTCGGGCTCTCGCGCACGACGCGCGAGCCTTGA
- the rpoE_6 gene encoding ECF RNA polymerase sigma-E factor, translating to MPNVEHDDPALLQALRAGDEQAYELLVRTHGGRMLAVARRMLPSEDDAGEVVQEAFLSAFKAIGTFSGQSRISTWLHRITVNAALMRLRSRKSRPEQSIESLLPAFLTDGHQADPAVDWQRSDEAAAGREMRELVRNCIAKLPESYRIVLQLRDLDGLDTEETARLLGIEVNAVKTRLHRARQALRTLLDPYMRGAET from the coding sequence ATGCCGAACGTCGAGCACGATGATCCCGCGCTGCTCCAAGCGCTCCGCGCCGGCGACGAGCAGGCCTACGAGCTGCTCGTCCGCACGCACGGCGGACGAATGCTGGCCGTCGCGCGGCGGATGCTGCCCAGCGAGGACGACGCCGGCGAAGTCGTGCAGGAGGCGTTCCTGTCGGCGTTCAAGGCGATCGGCACGTTCTCCGGGCAGTCGCGTATCTCCACCTGGCTGCACCGCATCACAGTCAATGCCGCATTGATGCGTCTGCGAAGCCGCAAGAGCCGCCCGGAGCAGTCGATCGAGTCGCTGCTGCCCGCGTTTCTGACCGACGGCCACCAGGCGGACCCGGCGGTCGACTGGCAACGGTCGGATGAGGCCGCGGCCGGTCGCGAGATGCGCGAGCTTGTTCGCAACTGCATCGCGAAGCTGCCCGAGTCCTATCGGATTGTGCTTCAACTTCGCGACCTCGACGGCCTGGACACCGAAGAGACCGCCCGCCTGCTGGGAATCGAGGTCAACGCAGTGAAAACGCGCCTGCACCGCGCGCGGCAGGCGCTGCGAACGCTGCTGGACCCGTACATGCGCGGAGCTGAGACGTGA
- a CDS encoding outer membrane biogenesis protein BamB, with amino-acid sequence MNKSEHSASRRGECRMSNVEFVARTASREGAAFSIRHSTLLLQALAALLCAGSSLCPAAPPAAKRGDWPMWGGSVDRNMVSDETGMPTEWDARSKKNIKWVAPLGSQTYGNPVIAGGKIFVGTNNNGELRPKIKGDKGVVVCVDEKTGKFLWQATHDKLPTGQVNDWPEQGICSTASADGDRVYYVSNRCELVCADVEGFLDGDNDGPVTDEKYNEKEDADIVWSLDMIEELGVFPHNLATSSPIVVGDMVYVITSNGVDEGHLNLPAPAAPAFIGVNKKTGEVAWTRNDPGKNTLHGQWSSPSYGVVNGKPQVFFAGGDGWLYSLDPAKGDPIWKYNMNPPDAKYVLGGRGTKSYIISTPVFFENKVFLCVGQDPEHGEGVGQFHCIDATKTGDATGAAKLWSHGGNDFHRSLSTAAVRDGLVYACDLSGFLYCFDLKTGERLWRADLEAAIWGSPYVVDGKVMLGNEDGDVYVFKHGRKMEKLAVNNLESSVYTTPVAANGVLYITNRRALYAIQAGAGGGQVK; translated from the coding sequence ATGAATAAATCAGAACACTCCGCATCGCGGCGCGGCGAATGTCGAATGTCGAATGTCGAATTCGTCGCGCGAACAGCGAGCCGCGAAGGCGCCGCATTCAGCATTCGACATTCGACATTGCTGTTGCAGGCGCTGGCGGCGCTCCTGTGCGCAGGCAGCTCGCTCTGCCCGGCGGCTCCCCCCGCCGCCAAGCGCGGCGACTGGCCCATGTGGGGCGGGTCCGTCGATCGCAACATGGTGAGCGACGAGACGGGAATGCCAACCGAGTGGGACGCGCGCAGCAAGAAGAACATCAAGTGGGTCGCGCCGCTCGGGTCGCAGACCTACGGCAATCCGGTCATCGCGGGCGGCAAGATCTTCGTCGGCACGAACAACAACGGCGAGCTGCGCCCCAAGATTAAGGGCGATAAGGGCGTCGTGGTCTGCGTGGACGAGAAAACCGGCAAGTTCCTCTGGCAGGCGACGCACGACAAGCTCCCGACCGGCCAGGTCAACGACTGGCCCGAGCAGGGCATCTGCTCGACGGCGTCCGCCGACGGCGACCGAGTCTACTACGTCAGCAATCGCTGCGAGCTGGTGTGCGCCGACGTGGAGGGATTTCTCGACGGTGACAACGACGGCCCGGTCACGGATGAGAAGTACAACGAGAAGGAAGACGCCGATATTGTCTGGTCGCTGGACATGATCGAAGAACTGGGCGTCTTCCCGCACAACCTGGCGACTTCTTCGCCCATCGTTGTAGGGGACATGGTCTACGTCATTACGTCCAACGGCGTGGACGAGGGACACCTGAACCTCCCGGCGCCCGCGGCGCCCGCGTTCATCGGCGTCAACAAAAAGACCGGCGAAGTGGCCTGGACCCGAAACGACCCCGGAAAAAACACGCTTCACGGCCAATGGTCCTCGCCGTCCTACGGCGTCGTGAACGGCAAGCCGCAGGTGTTCTTCGCCGGCGGCGACGGATGGCTCTATTCGCTTGATCCCGCCAAGGGCGACCCGATCTGGAAGTACAACATGAATCCGCCCGATGCGAAGTACGTGCTCGGCGGCCGGGGCACGAAAAGCTACATCATCTCCACACCCGTATTCTTCGAGAACAAGGTGTTCCTGTGCGTCGGCCAGGACCCGGAGCACGGCGAAGGCGTCGGCCAGTTTCATTGCATCGACGCGACGAAAACAGGCGACGCCACCGGTGCGGCGAAGCTCTGGAGCCACGGTGGCAATGATTTCCACCGCTCGCTCTCGACCGCGGCCGTGCGCGACGGCCTGGTCTACGCCTGCGACCTCAGCGGATTTCTGTACTGCTTCGATCTGAAGACCGGCGAGCGGCTGTGGCGCGCCGATCTCGAAGCGGCGATCTGGGGATCGCCCTACGTCGTGGACGGCAAGGTCATGCTTGGGAACGAAGACGGCGACGTCTATGTGTTCAAGCACGGGCGAAAGATGGAAAAGCTGGCGGTAAACAACCTGGAGAGTTCCGTCTACACTACCCCGGTCGCCGCGAATGGCGTTCTGTATATCACCAACCGGCGGGCGCTGTACGCGATTCAGGCGGGCGCCGGCGGCGGACAGGTGAAATAG
- a CDS encoding Prenyltransferase and squalene oxidase repeat protein: protein MSAFHFTHRSLTVAARMTVTARMTVAARTLSAALMLVAARDATPLAHADERPSAAPAPPSLVTPPPEITPAVQRAIESGLRYLVSTQNRDGSWRTSGSSGDYPVAMTALAGLALLAGGSTPTQGPYASNVSQALSFVLKSARRDGLIAQAEEESHCMHGHGFAMLFLAECYGMEEDPKRQASIKLALQRAVDLTARSQSAAGGWLYTPDAASDEGSVTVTQVQGMRACRNAGIAVPKKVIDNAMRYLERSTNDDGGIRYQVSDSGPSRPAITAAAVACWFNAGEYENPLAKKALVFSEKTLNPGQPQNMRYFGHYFYAHLYMAQVMYLSGEQKWQDYFASMRDALVRTQQTDGSWDGDRVGSTYGTAVALIIMQLPYKNLPIMQR from the coding sequence ATGAGTGCGTTTCACTTCACGCACCGCTCCCTTACGGTCGCGGCTCGGATGACGGTTACGGCTCGGATGACGGTCGCCGCTCGAACGCTGAGCGCGGCTCTGATGCTGGTCGCGGCGCGCGATGCAACGCCGCTCGCCCACGCGGATGAACGCCCGAGCGCCGCGCCCGCTCCGCCGTCGCTGGTCACACCGCCGCCGGAGATCACGCCCGCCGTGCAGCGGGCCATCGAGAGCGGGCTGCGGTACCTCGTCTCCACGCAAAACCGCGACGGAAGCTGGCGCACCAGCGGCTCCTCCGGCGATTACCCGGTCGCGATGACGGCGCTGGCCGGTCTGGCGCTGCTCGCCGGCGGCAGCACGCCTACGCAGGGCCCGTACGCCTCCAACGTCAGCCAGGCGCTCTCGTTCGTACTCAAGAGCGCCCGCCGCGACGGGCTGATCGCCCAGGCCGAGGAGGAGAGCCACTGCATGCATGGTCACGGCTTCGCCATGCTCTTTCTGGCGGAATGCTACGGCATGGAGGAAGACCCGAAGCGTCAGGCGTCGATCAAGCTCGCGCTTCAGCGGGCCGTTGATCTGACGGCCCGCAGCCAGAGCGCGGCCGGCGGCTGGCTGTATACGCCCGACGCCGCCAGCGATGAAGGTTCGGTGACGGTGACGCAGGTGCAGGGCATGCGCGCCTGCCGCAACGCCGGCATCGCCGTTCCCAAGAAAGTGATCGACAACGCGATGCGTTACCTGGAGCGCTCCACGAATGACGACGGCGGCATCCGCTACCAGGTTTCAGACAGCGGTCCAAGCCGCCCGGCGATTACGGCGGCCGCCGTCGCCTGCTGGTTCAACGCCGGCGAATACGAGAACCCGCTGGCGAAGAAGGCTCTGGTCTTCTCGGAGAAGACGCTGAACCCCGGCCAGCCGCAGAACATGCGTTACTTCGGGCACTACTTCTATGCCCATCTTTACATGGCGCAGGTAATGTACCTCTCGGGGGAGCAAAAGTGGCAGGACTACTTCGCCTCGATGCGCGACGCGCTCGTGCGCACGCAGCAGACCGATGGATCATGGGACGGCGACCGCGTCGGATCGACCTACGGAACGGCGGTTGCGCTGATCATCATGCAGTTGCCGTATAAGAACCTGCCGATCATGCAGCGGTAG